A genome region from Calliopsis andreniformis isolate RMS-2024a chromosome 2, iyCalAndr_principal, whole genome shotgun sequence includes the following:
- the Chro gene encoding chromodomain-containing protein chromator isoform X3 gives MEGGDGPSAISSNPTAIKAAQEEMGRLDVLVCGQCHSVFHFIEEFQDHRTKEGACTQVSHFRENSNNEQKAQVWAFLLWKDSQIQQEGSDRDSTNSWKLYQKWCKMDTHIRDSWIAAGKTIQTFTKISNAKMQDAPRQNQTSTNAEGKPVVVRKVIRNGQPEEADKKDAKTTDAKNQKSNESFDAEAEKKEKPKLKPSIKPKGKSSKADDDKESSDEEYTVEKILAKRFNPKKRCSEYLLKWEGYGHEHNTWEPAEHVATCKHLLEEFERNLAKQKELKAAQQQANAKAAGRGAHPAQKTIIKTEAKPGPSTAAQVGRPMRSSKSKAMDQVKQWCGSMKDEDNDLLGKRRMDYSESDSEDGGSSAAKRAKGDTGSDEDWTGESEEERLLGRSDVIQRAFNRANAQSNGSNRASSSSTDLATSLGLQSPEGAKSTQPPVLVANAKGVVKVDPKQMPNLTSGVYVMSRKDGIIKLDSSPSGKLAVKGSPTTQGVLMVQNRDNTNVVRKQVISASQSNSVTPVKVVSKMDGSQVVTQMKVVSKPVMSKAGGTQKTEPIKIQPKPDPAQLPQIHVVTAVQAPITLQSRISTGIRPGPVTGQRSADGRPLLPRPPLRATTPTSVLGIGSTIRTPVRAPAPRQVQSQQTRQVLQKRTPTVTTQSNSVSPGNVTQIRPKFTVLSPQPKQVVKSGTSPVQQAKQSPKTPVAGARGVTAGRGRGKLAETPAAAAAASAAGNKPKESKLAEGDGLHMEFHEVGSEESSSEGEPELPPPEGDAIATTEPDSPPRPFTLCPLTGRIIGPDGEPVEQPGEPEPEPESTTPLSAVKTTTTTSESIDVTPSTATTELVLPSLDSLTEGGGIMRVEMSPGGTTGTIVQTSEPAQINLSNVSVPAPDLPCLDDTVPAVTTPVTTTAAPLTEPSSTSESSIAVGLSTATVTSTNTIAIASADVAKAEEKIPEERKVAEDASNLVTITGEDGVVYQVTGQAEDGQTLLVTRDADGEQQCVYVTTEQQGDEGSVLTLDHAVAEAVAQLIPDQVNLTSQFYVKEGGTEPTENPMVMSIMDNTNATDVTEGQEDGEGHGQVVAQVVQAEEPTPGGTRRVVLLLPDGNLMMTEVTEEQYAALGLGK, from the exons ATGGAGGGAGGCGATGGCCCTTCGGCCATCAGTAGTAATCCTACTGCTATTAAAG CTGCACAAGAAGAAATGGGAAGGCTAGACGTTCTTGTATGTGGACAGTGCCATTCAGTTTTCCATTTTATTGAAGAATTTCaagaccatcgtacaaaagaggGCGCTTGTACTCAAGTATCACATTTTCGTGAAAATAGTAAT aaTGAACAAAAAGCACAAGTGTGGGCTTTCCTTCTATGGAAAGATTCACAAATTCAGCAAGAAGGTTCTGATAGGGATTCAACAAATTCATGGAAACTCTATCAAAAGTGGTGCAAAATGGATACGCACATAAGAGATTCTTGGATTGCAGCTGGGAAAACAATACAAACATTTACAAAAATTAGCAATGCAAAAATGCAGGATGCTCCAAGGCAAAATCAAACAAGTACCAATGCAGAAG GAAAACCTGTAGTTGTCCGTAAAGTTATTAGAAATGGACAACCAGAAGAAGCAGATAAGAAAGATGCTAAAACTACAGATGCAAAAAATCAAAAAAGTAATGAATCTTTTGATGCTGAggcagaaaagaaagaaaaaccaAAGTTGAAACCATCTATAAAACCGAAG ggCAAATCTAGTAAAGCAGATGATGACAAAGAATCAAGTGATGAAGAATATACAGTAGAAAAAATTTTGGCAAAACGTTTTAACCCGAAAAAGAGATGTTCAGAGTATTTGTTAAAATGGGAAGGATATGGACA CGAGCATAATACATGGGAGCCTGCCGAGCATGTAGCAACATGTAAACATTTGTTGGAAGAATTTGAAAGAAATCTTGCTAAACAAAAAGAGTTGAAAGCAGCTCAACAGCAAGCTAACGCAAAGGCAGCAGGGCGTGGAGCTCACCCGGCTCAAAAAACGATCATAAAAACAGAAGCGAAACCTGGACCAAGTACTGCAGCTCAAGTAGG GCGGCCAATGCGCTCAAGTAAATCAAAAGCAATGGATCAAGTAAAACAGTGGTGTGGTTCGATGAAAGATGAAGACAATGATC TACTAGGAAAAAGAAGAATGGATTATTCTGAGAGTGATTCCGAGGATGGAGGTAGTAGTGCAGCGAAACGAGCAAAAGGTGACACTGGTAGTGACGAAGATTGGACAGGAGAGTCTGAGGAGGAGAGATTATTGGgtcgaagcgatgtaattcaaCGTGCTTTCAATCGTGCTAATGCTCAATCGAACGGGTCTAACAGAGCGAGCAGTTCGTCAACAGATCTTGCGACTTCATTGGGACTTCAGTCTCCTGAAGGAGCAAAATCTACTCAACCACCGGTATTAGTTGCAAATGCCAAAGGAGTGGTTAAAGTTGATCCGAAGCAAATGCCGAATTTAACGTCCGGTGTGTATGTAATGTCAAGGAAAGACGGCATTATCAAGTTGGACTCGTCCCCTAGTGGGAAGTTGGCTGTAAAAGGTTCGCCGACAACACAAGGTGTTTTGATGGTTCAAAATCGTGATAATACTAACGTAGTAAGGAAGCAAGTAATATCTGCATCTCAGTCGAATTCTGTAACACCAGTAAAAGTGGTTTCTAAAATGGATGGAAGTCAAGTAGTAACTCAGATGAAGGTAGTTTCTAAGCCAGTAATGAGTAAAGCAGGAGGTACACAGAAAACAGAGCCTATAAAGATCCAGCCGAAACCAGATCCGGCACAGTTACCGCAGATACATGTCGTGACCGCGGTGCAGGCTCCTATAACTTTGCAGTCCAGAATAAGTACAGGAATACGTCCTGGACCTGTTACAGGCCAACGCAGTGCGGATGGTCGTCCTTTGTTACCGAGACCTCCGCTGCGCGCGACGACACcgactagcgtgctcggaatcgGATCGACAATTCGCACACCTGTTAGGGCGCCGGCCCCGAGACAGGTACAGTCGCAGCAAACGCGTCAGGTGCTACAAAAACGTACCCCGACAGTGACGACACAAAGTAATTCGGTGAGTCCTGGAAATGTTACACAGATTAGACCGAAATTCACGGTGCTTAGCCCTCAGCCGAAGCAGGTGGTTAAATCTGGTACTAGTCCAGTCCAGCAGGCTAAACAATCGCCGAAGACACCAGTTG CAGGTGCTCGTGGTGTTACCGCCGGACGAGGTAGAGGGAAATTGGCCGAGACAccagcggcggcggcggcggctagTGCTGCAGGAAATAAACCGAAAGAAAGTAAACTGGCGGAGGGCGATGGTCTTCACATGGAATTCCACGAGGTAGGCTCCGAAGAAAGTAGCAGCGAGGGTGAACCAGAACTTCCACCTCCAGAAGGCGACGCTATAGCCACGACCGAGCCCGATAGTCCACCACGACCCTTCACTCTGTGTCCGCTTACGGGACGTATCATTGGCCCTGATGGTGAACCCGTTGAACAGCCAGGCGAGCCAGAACCAGAACCAGAATCCACGACACCATTATCTGCTGTTAAAACTACTACGACCACGTCAGAGAGCATAGACGTTACCCCGTCGACAGCCACCACAGAATTGGTTCTACCTTCTCTCGATTCTCTCACAGAGGGTGGCGGAATAATGAGAGTCGAGATGagtcctggcggaacaacgggaaCCATCGTTCAGACAAGTGAACCAGCACAAATCAACTTGTCGAATGTCTCAGTCCCAGCTCCAGACCTTCCTTGCTTGGACGACACAGTTCCTGCCGTGACTACTCCAGTTACGACCACGGCAGCACCTTTGACAGAACCATCATCGACTAGTGAATCGTCAATTGCAGTAGGCCTTTCAACAGCAACAGTCACTTCTACTAACACGATAGCAATTGCATCGGCCGACGTAGCCAAGGCCGAGGAGAAGATACCGGAAGAGAGGAAGGTAGCAGAGGACGCGTCGAATTTAGTAACAATAACGGGAGAAGATGGCGTCGTTTACCAAGTCACTGGTCAGGCTGAGGATGGTCAGACGTTGTTAGTGACACGAGATGCTGACGGCGAGCAACAGTGTGTATATGTTACTACGGAACAGCAAGGAGACGAAGGATCCGTGTTAACTTTAGACCATGCAGTGGCGGAAGCCGTGGCTCAATTAATACCGGATCAAGTGAACCTAACCTCCCAGTTCTACGTGAAGGAGGGAGGCACGGAGCCTACCGAAAACCCAATGGTTATGTCTATCATGGACAATACGAACGCTACTGACGTGACTGAGGGACAGGAAGACGGTGAAGGTCATGGACAAGTCGTAGCTCAAGTTGTGCAAGCGGAAGAACCAACTCCAG GTGGGACAAGGAGAGTTGTTTTACTTTTACCAGACGGAAAtctgatgatgactgaggtgacAGAGGAACAGTATGCTGCGCTCGGACTTGGCAAGTGA
- the Chro gene encoding chromodomain-containing protein chromator isoform X4 → MEGGDGPSAISSNPTAIKAAQEEMGRLDVLVCGQCHSVFHFIEEFQDHRTKEGACTQVSHFRENSNNEQKAQVWAFLLWKDSQIQQEGSDRDSTNSWKLYQKWCKMDTHIRDSWIAAGKTIQTFTKISNAKMQDAPRQNQTSTNAEGKPVVVRKVIRNGQPEEADKKDAKTTDAKNQKSNESFDAEAEKKEKPKLKPSIKPKGKSSKADDDKESSDEEYTVEKILAKRFNPKKRCSEYLLKWEGYGHEHNTWEPAEHVATCKHLLEEFERNLAKQKELKAAQQQANAKAAGRGAHPAQKTIIKTEAKPGPSTAAQVGRPMRSSKSKAMDQVKQWCGSMKDEDNDLLGKRRMDYSESDSEDGGSSAAKRAKGDTGSDEDWTGESEEERLLGRSDVIQRAFNRANAQSNGSNRASSSSTDLATSLGLQSPEGAKSTQPPVLVANAKGVVKVDPKQMPNLTSGVYVMSRKDGIIKLDSSPSGKLAVKGSPTTQGVLMVQNRDNTNVVRKQVISASQSNSVTPVKVVSKMDGSQVVTQMKVVSKPVMSKAGGTQKTEPIKIQPKPDPAQLPQIHVVTAVQAPITLQSRISTGIRPGPVTGQRSADGRPLLPRPPLRATTPTSVLGIGSTIRTPVRAPAPRQVQSQQTRQVLQKRTPTVTTQSNSVSPGNVTQIRPKFTVLSPQPKQVVKSGTSPVQQAKQSPKTPVGARGVTAGRGRGKLAETPAAAAAASAAGNKPKESKLAEGDGLHMEFHEVGSEESSSEGEPELPPPEGDAIATTEPDSPPRPFTLCPLTGRIIGPDGEPVEQPGEPEPEPESTTPLSAVKTTTTTSESIDVTPSTATTELVLPSLDSLTEGGGIMRVEMSPGGTTGTIVQTSEPAQINLSNVSVPAPDLPCLDDTVPAVTTPVTTTAAPLTEPSSTSESSIAVGLSTATVTSTNTIAIASADVAKAEEKIPEERKVAEDASNLVTITGEDGVVYQVTGQAEDGQTLLVTRDADGEQQCVYVTTEQQGDEGSVLTLDHAVAEAVAQLIPDQVNLTSQFYVKEGGTEPTENPMVMSIMDNTNATDVTEGQEDGEGHGQVVAQVVQAEEPTPGGTRRVVLLLPDGNLMMTEVTEEQYAALGLGK, encoded by the exons ATGGAGGGAGGCGATGGCCCTTCGGCCATCAGTAGTAATCCTACTGCTATTAAAG CTGCACAAGAAGAAATGGGAAGGCTAGACGTTCTTGTATGTGGACAGTGCCATTCAGTTTTCCATTTTATTGAAGAATTTCaagaccatcgtacaaaagaggGCGCTTGTACTCAAGTATCACATTTTCGTGAAAATAGTAAT aaTGAACAAAAAGCACAAGTGTGGGCTTTCCTTCTATGGAAAGATTCACAAATTCAGCAAGAAGGTTCTGATAGGGATTCAACAAATTCATGGAAACTCTATCAAAAGTGGTGCAAAATGGATACGCACATAAGAGATTCTTGGATTGCAGCTGGGAAAACAATACAAACATTTACAAAAATTAGCAATGCAAAAATGCAGGATGCTCCAAGGCAAAATCAAACAAGTACCAATGCAGAAG GAAAACCTGTAGTTGTCCGTAAAGTTATTAGAAATGGACAACCAGAAGAAGCAGATAAGAAAGATGCTAAAACTACAGATGCAAAAAATCAAAAAAGTAATGAATCTTTTGATGCTGAggcagaaaagaaagaaaaaccaAAGTTGAAACCATCTATAAAACCGAAG ggCAAATCTAGTAAAGCAGATGATGACAAAGAATCAAGTGATGAAGAATATACAGTAGAAAAAATTTTGGCAAAACGTTTTAACCCGAAAAAGAGATGTTCAGAGTATTTGTTAAAATGGGAAGGATATGGACA CGAGCATAATACATGGGAGCCTGCCGAGCATGTAGCAACATGTAAACATTTGTTGGAAGAATTTGAAAGAAATCTTGCTAAACAAAAAGAGTTGAAAGCAGCTCAACAGCAAGCTAACGCAAAGGCAGCAGGGCGTGGAGCTCACCCGGCTCAAAAAACGATCATAAAAACAGAAGCGAAACCTGGACCAAGTACTGCAGCTCAAGTAGG GCGGCCAATGCGCTCAAGTAAATCAAAAGCAATGGATCAAGTAAAACAGTGGTGTGGTTCGATGAAAGATGAAGACAATGATC TACTAGGAAAAAGAAGAATGGATTATTCTGAGAGTGATTCCGAGGATGGAGGTAGTAGTGCAGCGAAACGAGCAAAAGGTGACACTGGTAGTGACGAAGATTGGACAGGAGAGTCTGAGGAGGAGAGATTATTGGgtcgaagcgatgtaattcaaCGTGCTTTCAATCGTGCTAATGCTCAATCGAACGGGTCTAACAGAGCGAGCAGTTCGTCAACAGATCTTGCGACTTCATTGGGACTTCAGTCTCCTGAAGGAGCAAAATCTACTCAACCACCGGTATTAGTTGCAAATGCCAAAGGAGTGGTTAAAGTTGATCCGAAGCAAATGCCGAATTTAACGTCCGGTGTGTATGTAATGTCAAGGAAAGACGGCATTATCAAGTTGGACTCGTCCCCTAGTGGGAAGTTGGCTGTAAAAGGTTCGCCGACAACACAAGGTGTTTTGATGGTTCAAAATCGTGATAATACTAACGTAGTAAGGAAGCAAGTAATATCTGCATCTCAGTCGAATTCTGTAACACCAGTAAAAGTGGTTTCTAAAATGGATGGAAGTCAAGTAGTAACTCAGATGAAGGTAGTTTCTAAGCCAGTAATGAGTAAAGCAGGAGGTACACAGAAAACAGAGCCTATAAAGATCCAGCCGAAACCAGATCCGGCACAGTTACCGCAGATACATGTCGTGACCGCGGTGCAGGCTCCTATAACTTTGCAGTCCAGAATAAGTACAGGAATACGTCCTGGACCTGTTACAGGCCAACGCAGTGCGGATGGTCGTCCTTTGTTACCGAGACCTCCGCTGCGCGCGACGACACcgactagcgtgctcggaatcgGATCGACAATTCGCACACCTGTTAGGGCGCCGGCCCCGAGACAGGTACAGTCGCAGCAAACGCGTCAGGTGCTACAAAAACGTACCCCGACAGTGACGACACAAAGTAATTCGGTGAGTCCTGGAAATGTTACACAGATTAGACCGAAATTCACGGTGCTTAGCCCTCAGCCGAAGCAGGTGGTTAAATCTGGTACTAGTCCAGTCCAGCAGGCTAAACAATCGCCGAAGACACCAGTTG GTGCTCGTGGTGTTACCGCCGGACGAGGTAGAGGGAAATTGGCCGAGACAccagcggcggcggcggcggctagTGCTGCAGGAAATAAACCGAAAGAAAGTAAACTGGCGGAGGGCGATGGTCTTCACATGGAATTCCACGAGGTAGGCTCCGAAGAAAGTAGCAGCGAGGGTGAACCAGAACTTCCACCTCCAGAAGGCGACGCTATAGCCACGACCGAGCCCGATAGTCCACCACGACCCTTCACTCTGTGTCCGCTTACGGGACGTATCATTGGCCCTGATGGTGAACCCGTTGAACAGCCAGGCGAGCCAGAACCAGAACCAGAATCCACGACACCATTATCTGCTGTTAAAACTACTACGACCACGTCAGAGAGCATAGACGTTACCCCGTCGACAGCCACCACAGAATTGGTTCTACCTTCTCTCGATTCTCTCACAGAGGGTGGCGGAATAATGAGAGTCGAGATGagtcctggcggaacaacgggaaCCATCGTTCAGACAAGTGAACCAGCACAAATCAACTTGTCGAATGTCTCAGTCCCAGCTCCAGACCTTCCTTGCTTGGACGACACAGTTCCTGCCGTGACTACTCCAGTTACGACCACGGCAGCACCTTTGACAGAACCATCATCGACTAGTGAATCGTCAATTGCAGTAGGCCTTTCAACAGCAACAGTCACTTCTACTAACACGATAGCAATTGCATCGGCCGACGTAGCCAAGGCCGAGGAGAAGATACCGGAAGAGAGGAAGGTAGCAGAGGACGCGTCGAATTTAGTAACAATAACGGGAGAAGATGGCGTCGTTTACCAAGTCACTGGTCAGGCTGAGGATGGTCAGACGTTGTTAGTGACACGAGATGCTGACGGCGAGCAACAGTGTGTATATGTTACTACGGAACAGCAAGGAGACGAAGGATCCGTGTTAACTTTAGACCATGCAGTGGCGGAAGCCGTGGCTCAATTAATACCGGATCAAGTGAACCTAACCTCCCAGTTCTACGTGAAGGAGGGAGGCACGGAGCCTACCGAAAACCCAATGGTTATGTCTATCATGGACAATACGAACGCTACTGACGTGACTGAGGGACAGGAAGACGGTGAAGGTCATGGACAAGTCGTAGCTCAAGTTGTGCAAGCGGAAGAACCAACTCCAG GTGGGACAAGGAGAGTTGTTTTACTTTTACCAGACGGAAAtctgatgatgactgaggtgacAGAGGAACAGTATGCTGCGCTCGGACTTGGCAAGTGA